Below is a window of Fervidobacterium pennivorans DSM 9078 DNA.
ACCTTTTTATGGTATGGCATGAAAATATCTACAGCCATTCCTTGCTTTTCTAGATACTTTGGTAATGCTCCAACAACGTCTGCGAGTCCACCAACTTTGGCAAATGGATAAACTTCGTAAGACACCATGGCAATTTTCATATTTCTCACCTCCTGAAATAGTCATCACTCCTTACATGTTCGTCATGCGTAAAAACTATGTAATCACACTTCCGACCAATGGTATTAATGAACCTTGCGCAATCATCTTTTCTCAACCATCTTATTATATCATAAAACTCTACGCGATTCATAACTATATCCCCAGTATACAGAATTTTGCCCATGTTTTCTGTATCTATGACAAACGAACAGTGCTCTTTTGCATGCCAAGGAGTGTGAAATACTACAACTTTTCCATCGAATAGTTTCATCCCAGCATCAATTTCCACTACATTTTTCCAAGAGTTTATGATTTCAAGGTAGAGTTTACTCTTGAATAACCCGAATTTGTTGTATGGTTTTGCTTTGTAAGCACCATGAATATAGACAGTAGCGTTTGGGAAAAATCTTGTTGCATAGGCATGGTCTAAGTGTAAATGAGTCAGTAGAATATCTGTCACATCCTCCAAGTTTATATTATGATTTTCAAAATATTCTTCCAAAAATCCGAAAGAAGTGTAATCGCCAGGGTCGATAAGTATTTTACGGTCATTTTGTGTCAGAAGAACTGGAGTAGAGTATGCAACTTCCACATTCTTTGGGATTCTTATGCTTCCACCGTTGTTTATGATTGTTGCTACCATGTAGAGCCACCTCCATACTTATTTACCCTTTCAACTCTTCTTTTACACTCAACTATTTTAGCATCTAAACGATTCATTAACAATACTCTACAAAATGTCTGTTGAAAACTCTACGTTTCATGTGGTATAATACTTACACCCAGTAATTAGATGGAGGTGGAAATATGAAGTACAGATGTACCGTTTGTGGTTACATTTATGACCCAGAAGTTGGAGACCCAGATTCCGGAATTGAACCAGGCACACCTTTCGAAAATCTTCCTGATGACTGGACATGCCCGGTTTGTGGAGTAAGTAAAGATATGTTTGAACCTCTTGAAGACTAAGAACGTTGAGAAAATAAGGACGCACTAACACGTAGTTTTAACTTGCTAGATTTCATTTGTATTTTTCAAAAGTTCAAAATTCGGGGGGCATGCCCCCCGATTTATGTATAGATAGCTTATATATGAAAAAACCAAATTAGCTTCGGAGGGATATGAATGTCTAATAACGGTCAAGTTAGAGTAAGATTTGCCCCAAGTCCAACAGGTTATCTGCATGTTGGTGGTGCAAGAACAGCTTTATTTAACTATCTCTTTGCAAGGAAAACAAACGGAAAATTCATTTTAAGAATTGAGGACACAGACCTTGAAAGGTCCGAAAAAGTTTTCGAAGAACAACTCATCAATGCTTTAAGGTGGCTTGGGTTAGATTGGGACGAAGGACCAGATATTGGTGGTCCGTACGGTCCGTACAGGCAGAGCGAACGGACAGAGCTATACCATTACTATGCACAAGAATTGATAAAGCAAGGGAAAGCTTACGAGGTTTACGCCTACCCGGAGGAAATTGAACAACTTCGTGAGAAACTACTTGCTGAAGGCAAGGCACCGCATTACACGCGTGAGATGCTTGAACCATACAATACTGCAGAAAGAAAAAGAGAGTACGAAGAAAAAGGGTTGAGACCTGCGATTTACTTCTCTATGCCTCGGAAGGATTATGTAATCAATGATGTTGTAAAAGGTGAGGTTGTATTCAAAGCTGGCAGTGTTGGTGACTTCGCACTTTTGAGAAGTAACGGCATGCCTACGTATAACTACGCTTGTGTTATTGATGATGGTCTCATGAAAATAACCCATGTGCTAAGAGGGGACGACCACCTTTCCAACACTGTAAAACAAGTTGCGCTGTATGAAGCACTTGGTTGGCCTGTTCCTGTGTTTGGTCATGTGTCGATGATTCTTGGACCTGACGGAAGTAAACTTAGCAAGCGCCATGGTGCTACTTCAGTCGAAGAATTCAAAGCAAGAGGATACTTACCAGAAGCTTTGGTCAATTTCCTAGCACTTCTTGGTTGGTCGCATCCAGAGGGGAAGGAAATCCTTACAAAAGAGGAACTCATAAGCAGTTTCTCCTTGGAACGATTGGTTAAAAACCCAGCTATTTTCAATCCTGATAAATTGAGATGGATGAACTCCGAGCATATCAGGATGAAGGATACCAAAGAATTAGTAAAACTTGCGAAAATGTTCATCAACAGAGACGTTGACGAGGCTTATTTAGAAAAAGTTATTGTAGCTGTAAAAGACAGAATCGAAGAACTCTCCCAACTGCCAGAGTTAACAGATTTCTTCTTCGAAAGACCGAATGTTTCCGTAGAAAAAACCCCAGAAGCTGTTGAAACGTATAAAGCCCTACTTGAAGAGTTACAAAAGGTAGAAGTTTGGAATAAGGAAAACATATATGCTTCGTTTAAAACAGCGATGAAAAATGCAAAACTAAAAGGTAAAGACTTTTACATGACACTCAGGCTTATTTTAACAGGTAAGAACGAGGGACCAGAGTTGATAGATATTCTTGAAATACTTGGGAAGGAAGAAGTCATAGCACGTATTCAAAATTATTTAAACGCGTAAATTAAATTAACCAAAGAGTGGTGAATAACAATGAAAAAAGTGTATATCACCGATACTTTGACAAAAGAAAAAGTTCCGCTCGAACCTGTTGAACCCGGTATCGTAAAGATGTACGTATGCGGTCCAACTGTCTATAACTATATTCACATTGGCAATGCACGTCCAATGGTTGTTTTCGATGCGTTTAGAAGGTTTCTTGAGTTTATCGGATACAAGGTTATAATGGTTCAAAACTTCACAGATATAGATGATAAGATTATTAATGAAGCAAGAGAATGGGGAGTAGATTGGAAAACCGTTGCGGACACTTTTATTGCTGAATACTTCCATGATGCACATTCTCTCGGAGTGCGTGCAGCAAACTTTCACCCAAGAACCACGGATTTCGTGGATGACATAGTAAACGCTGTTCAAAGAATAATAGAAAATGGTTATGGATATGTTGCAGCAAATGGTGATGTATATTTCAGTGTAAGAAAATTGACAGACTACGGTAAGCTATCAGGCAAGAATCCGGACGATTTAAGAGCAGGGGCAAGGGTTGATGTCAATGAATTAAAACGTGACCCGCTTGATTTTGTCTTGTGGAAATCTGCTAAACCGGGGGAACCAACCTGGGATAGTCCATGGTGTTTAGGCAGACCTGGTTGGCATATCGAATGTTCAGTGATGTCACAAAAATTGCTGGGTGATATGTTTGACATCCATGGTGGTGGGGAGGACCTCATATTTCCGCATCATGAAGATGAAATAGCGCAAAGTGAAGCATTAACCGGGAAACCTCCCGCGAAGTATTGGATGCACAATGGAATGATAATAGTTCGCGGAGATAAGATGAGTAAATCATTGGGAAACACTTTCCTGGTTAGAGAGGCTGTAAAGAAATACGGCAAAGACGGTGTGAAACTCTTTTTATTGTCGAAACACTACAGGTCACCAATTGAGTTCTCAGATGAAGTGCTTGAAGATAATTCAAAAGCAGCCCAAAGGGTTCTTGCAGCATTAAATAGATTTAGGGAAAAATATCCGTATCCACTGGTTCCGAAAGAAGATGCAGAAATGAAAGAATTGGTTCAAAGGTTTGTTGAGGCACTGTCTGACGATTTCAACACTCCTGTAGCGCTTTCTATCATCTTTGATGTCGTTCGCGAATTAAATAAGGCGATGGATAATGGAGACGATGGAAGAGCGTTAAGGATGTATCACCTAATTAAACGAGTATTTGGACCGGTTCTTGGAGTTTTTGACACGGAGAGTGAGAAAAAAGCACCGACTTCAGCTGTTTCGAGCAATTTTGAGACTTTAATAAGGTCACTTGTAGAGGTGCGAAATGAATTTAGAAAATCAAAACAGTTTGATTTTGCTGATAGAATTAGAAATGTTTTGGCTGAATCTGGTATTAAGTTGTACGATACGCCTGAGGGAACAAAATACGAAATCGTTGAGAAGGAAGAAAAATAAGAAGTGGTGGAGGGAGCAAAATGAGGTATTCTCAATTTTACGCACCAACGCTCAAAGAAGCACCAGCCGATTCCGAAGTTCCAAGTCAAGAATTGCTTATCAGAGGAGGGTTTATACGTAAAATTGCAGCAGGTATCTATTCTTACCTGCCGCTTGGTAGACGTGTGCTACTTAAGATTGAAAGAATAGTCAGAGAAGAAATGGACAAGATAGGTGCTAATGAAATCCTGATGCCAATAATTCAACCCGCTGAATTGTGGAAACAGTCCGGCAGGTGGGATGATTACGGACCAGAGATGATGAAACTTAAAGATAGGCATGACAGAGAATTTACACTTGGTCCTACGCATGAGGAGTTAGTAACATTTTTAGTGCAAAACGAACTCAACAGCTATAGACAATTACCAATAACTCTCTATCAAATTGCCAACAAATACCGTGATGAAATCCGACCAAGATTTGGAGTGCTGAGAGCTCGTGAATTCATAATGAAAGATGGTTACAGTTTCCATGATAGCTGGGAATCCTTAGATGAAACGTACAGAGCTCACAGGGAAGCGTATTCAAATATAATGGAACGCATAGGGCTAAAGTATGCAATTGTTGAGGCGTCTTCAGGAGCTATAGGTGGTAGCGAAAGTCATGAATTTGTAGCCTTTGCCAATACCGGAGAAAGCAACATTTTGTATTGTGATTGTGGATATGCGGGAAATGACGAGCGTGTTCCGTATGTTGGAGAAGTTGTTTACGAAAATGAAGAAGAGAAACCTATAGAAAAGGTTTATACCCCGAACGTAAGGACAGTAGAAGATGTTGCTAATTTCCTCAATGTTCCTGTAAGAAAAATAGTGAAAACACTCATTTACAAAGGCAGAAATGGTTACTACATGGCTCTTGTTCCTGGTGACAGAGAGCTCAACGAGGAAAAGTTGAAGGCATTTGTTAACGACCAGTCCCTTACCTTTGCTACACCTGATGAGATATTCAGAGACTTCGGAGTGCCAATTGGATTCTTAGGCCCTGTAGGAGTCAAGGGTATAAAGATTATAGCCGACAACCAGGTCAAGGGTATGAAAAATTTTGTAGTTGGTGGTATGGAGAAAGATTACCACTATGTCAATGTCAACGTTGGTCGGGACTTTGTCCCTGATGAATGGACTGACCTTGTTGTTGCTATTGCTGGGGACCCTTGTCCGGTTTGTGGAAAACCTTTAAACATGAAGAAAGGAATTGAATTAGGACACATCTTTAAACTTGGAACAAAGTATTCAGAAGCGATGGGGACAAAATATATGGACAGAGATGGGCAGCTAAAACCATTCATAATGGGATGCTACGGCTGGGGTATCTCGAGAACAATGGGTGCGATTGTAGAACAGCTTCACGATGACAAAGGTATCATATGGCCAATTTCTGTTGCTCCATTTACAACAATCATTACTCCTGTTAGCAACAACGAGAATCTGATGAAATTTGCGACAGAGCTTTACAATTACCTAATTGAGCGTAACGAAGAAGTGCTCTTCGACGATAGAAATGTATCGCCTGGTGTCAAATTCAGCGACGCAGACTTAATAGGAATACCATTTAGAATAACGGCTGGTAAGGCTTTGAACGAAGGCTTTGTTGAAATTAAGTGGAGAACTGGTCATCAGTTCAGAATAGAAGCAGATTTTGAAAAAATTTACCGATTCTTACAAGAATCGAAAGAGAAATACAATCCACACGAAAGAGCATAAACTGATTAGAGCCAAACCACCCGAGACAAAATGTCGAAGGGTGGTTTGTTTTAAATTCTTTCTTCAAAGCTTTTATGCACAACTTCCGGAGTTTACGTTATTGAAAGGAGGTGTTTGAATATGTCCATCCCGGGTGTTGAGAAGGAAGGAAAATATATTTACAGGATTAAAAAAACGGGCAATATGAGGGTTGATGCAATAGTTCTTGCTGATTACGAAACTATCGATGAGGAAGCTATTGAACAACTTAAAAATGTGGCAACATTACCGGGAATTGTGAAAGCAGCATACGCTATGCCTGATATACATTGGGGATACGGCTTTCCTATTGGTGGTGTTGCAGCATTCGATTTAGAAGATGGAATAATAAGCCCCGGCGGGGTTGGCTTTGACATAAATTGCGGTGTCAGAATGCTGGTAGTAGATGGCAATTCCGATATTGTAAAGAAGAACTTGGAAAGTCTCATCAAACGCATCTACGAAAGCGTACCTGTTGGAGTCGGTGAAACAAGCGATTTAAGGTTTTCAAAAAACGACTTTAAAAAGATCGTAGAGCAAGGAGTCAGGAAAGTTATTGAAATGGGCTATGGAACAGAAGAAGATTTGTTGCGAATAGAAGACAGAGGAACATTAGAAGACTGCGACTTTTCTGATGTTAGTGAAGAAGCGTATGAGAGAGGGAAAGATGAACTAGGAACACTTGGTGCAGGAAACCATTTCATTGAGATACAACTAGTAGAAGAAGTATATGATGAGGAAATCGCATCTGTGTTTGGTATTAAAAAGGGAGATATAACGATACTTATACATACCGGTAGCAGAGGCTTTGGACACCAGATAGCAACCGATTACATAAAATACATGAGAGACAACCTCAAAGACCACAACAAGAATCTACCAGACAAACAGCTTATCAATGCGCCCTTTAAAAGCGAGTGGGGACAAGCATATTACAGCGCGATGAACTGCGCTGCGAATTACGCGTTTGCAAACAGGCAAATCATAACTCACATGATTAGAAAAGCGTTCAAAAGTGTGGTTGGAATGAATGTCAGGCTTGTTTATGACGTTGCACACAACATTGCAAAAGTGGAGGAATACGAAATAGATGGAAGGAAAAGAAAAGTGATTGTTCACAGAAAAGGAGCAACACGAGCATTTGGACCTGGGAACGCAGCACTTCCAGAGATATTCAAAAAAACTGGACAACCAGTCATTATACCAGGGAGTATGGGAACAGCGTCTTACATACTTGTTGGAACCAAAAAAGCTGAAGAAATGACCTTTGGTTCAACGGCTCACGGAGCAGGTAGAGCACTTGGAAGAAGAGAGGCAACGAGAGAGTTAACGGTAAACCATGTCTTGAAAGAACTTGAATCAAAGGGCATTAAAATCATGGCGAAGTCTAAGAAAGGTATAGTAGAAGAAGCTCCGGAAGCTTACAAAAATGTTGATAAAGTGGTTCAAATTGTCGATGAACTTGGAATTTCTTTGAAGATAGCCAAGTGTATTCCACTTGGAGTGGTTAAAGGATGAGTCAAGAAAGTGGCAAATTCAAGTTTCACAAAAATAAAAATGAATTCTTTTTAACGCTTGAGGGAGTTTTTTCTTCGTTTTACTTTGTTCTAACTCAAACAGCAATCTTCACAGCAGTAGCTATCTACTTCGGACTTAATGAAGTATGGTTAGGACTTGCTGCGTCATTCCCTATGGCGTTCCAGATATTTCAGCTTTTTGCACCTGCTGTTATCGAAAAATTTTCTAGTAAGAAAATGCTTTTAGCATTCTTCAATTCAGGACGATTCTTGTGGGTAGTGCTACTTCCATTTTTGTTTGTTGAGCAAAGAAGCCCAAAGCTTTTTATTGCTGTCTTTGCTTTGAGTCAAATCTTTGCTGCTTTTGCAGGTAATATCTGGGTCAGTATGATTTCAGACATGATACCAGAAGAGCGAAGGGGTAAATACCTGGGCTTAAGAAACTTTTTTGTTTCGCTTTCAACGTTATTGGTGTTTTATTTGTTTTCAGTTATAAACGACAATGTCAAAATTCCATTTAACTTTCTATTGATAATTACTGCTACATTGCTTGGAAGTTTCCTGTCGCTCCTTACATTGATGCCTCTTGAAGAAAGAAGGGCAACTAAAACAGGAACTGTTAATGATTTAAAACTTGTCCTTGCAGATAAGAACTTTATGAAATTATCCAAAGCCTATTTTGCTTGGAACTTCGTGGTACTTCTGGCAGCACCTTTTTTTCCTTACCATCAACTCCACAATCTTAAATTACCCATGACCTATATCAGCTATGCTTCCATAACAGCTTCAGTTTTGTCTATGGTATTTTACACGATTTGGGGAAAGCTCTCCGATGAATTTGGTCACAAAAGTGTTTTAATTGCTGGTTTATCTATAGTGTCAATAACGCCAGCTATTTGGATATTGATGAACGAAAGAGATTGGATTTTGGCCTTGGCTTTGGATGCAGTTCTATCAGGTGTAGGTTGGGCAGCAGTGAACCTTGCGTTTATAACCCTTCCGATGGAAACGGCGTCTTCGAATTCACCAATGTATTTTGCAGTTTTCTCTGCCCTTGGTGGTTTGGGCGGAATGATTGGTTCTCTTGTTGGTGGTCCCTTAGCAAGTTTTTTCAACTCCTTTGATTTCTATATAGGTGATTTCCATATTTACGGACTCCAGATATTTTTCATAATGGAAAGCGCATTGAGATATTCCGTAATTCCGTTGTTTGCAAAGATATCAAGTAGAAAATACGTTTCTTTACCGACGCTGTTTACAAACGTGCTTTCAATTTTGTCCGGAAGGCATGTTGTGAGAATTCATGAAGGAAACCGTTCAGATGTTATTATAGGTAGAAAAAGAATAAGCCGTTGGTGGTAATAGATAAGGGCTGGGAAATCCCAGCCCTTATTCATTAATGTTTACAAATTCGCTTAATCTTCTGAATTTTCACTTTCAACTTCTACGATTTCAGGAATTTTTACCTCATATTCTTCGTCTGACAAAATTCCGTTTACAAACACTATCTTTGGTGAATCTATACCATTGAAATTTGTTCCATACTCGGTAGTGTAAGCACCTGCTGTATGAAAGTATACAATATCTCCAAGTGTTGTGCTTTTTGGTAATTGAGCATCATAGTACATCACATCAACGCTATCGCATGTAGGCCCAGCGAGGACAAAGGTATCGAGTTCTTCATCTTCTTTACCGTCAACAGTTATTCGGTAGCGTATGTTCTGAATTGTTTCTGTCAGGCCATGGAACACACCCGCATCAAGGTATAACCAGTTCTCCTCACCTTTTTTACTTCTCAAGATAACTTTTGTAATCATAATTCCTGCATTTCCAACCATCGACCTACCGGGTTCTACGATGACGGTTATATTATCGCCCAGGTATTCTTCCACAGCCTCGTTTATTACTTTTGCTATTTGCTTGACAGTTGGTATGTCCCTAACGTATTTGACAGGCATCCCACCGCCTGTGTTAATCATGGACAAGTTGATACCAAATTCCTTTGCTTCTTCAAACACAACGGAAGCTTCCCTTATAGCTGTTCGCCAGTTTTCAGGGTTGTAGTTTTGAGAACCAACGTGGAAACTCAAACCTATGGGGTTCAATCCTAATGTTTTCGCATATTTTACTAGTTCAATCGCATGACTTACGCTTGTTCCAAACTTTCTTGTAAGCGGCCAATCAGCATCGTCTTCCATGCCGTTTGTACTTATTCTGACGTAAATATCTGAGCCAGGAGCAACCATGGCTATCTTTTCTAGTTCCATTTCGGAATCTACAGCGAACATCCTAATGCCATGGTCGTATGCAAATTTTATATCTTCTAACTTTTTAATTGTGTTTCCGAAACTCATTCTGTATGGTTCCACACCAAGTGAAAGTAATTTTTCGATTTCACCACGTGATGCCACATCAAAATGGCTTCCTAAATCTCTCAGAAGCTTTACAATTTCGACATGAGAATTTGCTTTGACGGCGTAGTAGACCTTACAATTTCTAATATTATTAACTAAGTTCATGTAATTTTGCTTTATCACGTTCAAATCCATCACTAAAACAGGCGTTCCATAAATCTCTGCAATTTGTCTGAGTTGTTCCATCTCTTTATATACCTCCTTGTGTAAATTGTCGGTCTTATGATAGAATATATTTGCCAGAATATACATAAACAGAAGTTTAAAATACAGTGTTGGTATGTTACAATCTGTATAACATAACATTGGGGGGAAAGAAGTGACCAAAAAGACTTTGATATTTGTATTTTCGTTGTTCTTGATAGGTTCTGTCTCCTTGTTCTTCTCGAAACCATTTGTTTTTAGTTACGACATACGAATGATTATTGCTTCATTGATAGCTATGTTTTTAGCTCAGTATATTGAAATTCCCATTGGTGGGGTTAGATTCACTGCCAAGCCTTTTTTGTACCTGTTTTTAATTCCTTTTATCACTCCGGAAACGGTAATGTTTCTCTCATTGCTCACGATACCTCTAGTAAAGAAAATTCCTTGGCAAACAAAGCTTCTTAGATTAGCTTTTGAGTTCTTGCAATTTTCAGTAGGTATCTTTTTTTTCAAACATGCTATTTATGACTATCTATCGCTGGTTTATTTCGCTGCCGGTTATTTTGCCACAAACGTTATACTCAGTTTTGTTTACATACCCTTTTTTACAAAGACGAACTTGAAGAACTATCTTAGTGTAGGATTTCTTGTGTTTTTACTAGGTCTCTACGCCTCTTTGATTGTAACCACGCTTTACATTTTGCCAGAAGTGAAGTTGACTTATTTGATTTTTACATTTCTACTCTACGCTGGTTTTTTGGTCCAGCTGCATTATACTGTAACAGCACAAGTGTGGTATCAAGAATTGAAGTACGAGCAGGATGAGATTAAGAGAGAAATTGAAAACCTTTCAAAGATACCAGCTGTCTTGGAAGAACTGGGAAGGGAGGATGTAGATAAAGTATTAAGTGATCTACTTGAAGTATCGTGTAAAATGATAGGTTTTTCTGCTGCGTTGCTGAACTTATTTGATTATAAGTCAGGTAGGGTTGTAAGAGTTGCAAAGTATGGGATTAAAGACGAAGATTTCGAGATGTTAAAAAGCAGACAACCGCAGATAAAAGATACACTGGTACTGATGCAGAGTCGTTTTGACTCAGGAGGGGTTTATTTTATTCCGAAAGGTAGTATTAATTTGGATCAGACGTATGTTTTCAGACCATTAGAATATGCTATGCTAGATGTTGATAATGCATGGGACCCGGATGATTTATTCCTTGTGCCATTAATATACAATAACAAGACAATTGGATACATCAGCTTCGACAAACCTATCAATGGTTTAAGACCGGCAAAAAGGGAAATCGAATTGTCAAAGTTTTTTGCTTGGCAATTTGTACAAATTGTAAAAGAAAGTAAGTATCGAGGATTTTTCTTAAGTTACTACCCAGAAGAAACTACAGTCTCAGAATTAATGGAAGAAATATCGAAAGCTATAGAGATGAAACGAACTTTTTCGTTCGTGTATTTGGACATAGATAATTTTGATAAGCTTAATCTTGAAAAAGGCTATGCTTTTGGCGATGAGATATTGCGAGAAATCAAGAAATCTTTAGAAAATGAAGTAAGAAACTATGGGTTTTACACTCGTATAGGTGATGAGTTTATGATTTTGCTGTGGACAAAAAGCAAGTCGGATGCAATGATTTTAGTCCAAAAAGTAATTGAAAATGTTAAAGAGAAGTACCCTTATGTGAGTATCAGTGGTGCAGTTGTCAAGTATCCAGTTGATGCGGGCAATTTGGAAGGGATATTGAACAAAGCTAAAACTGCTTTGAATGCGAGTAAGAAGTCTGGAGGAGGACGCTTAATCAACATATGAGAAGAGTAGCCATAGAATTCGCATATGATGGCACAGACTTTTTTGGCTATCAGCGTCAAACCGATGTGAGAACTGTGCAAGAAGATTTGGAAAAAGCACTCGAACGAATATTCAAAGTACCTATTCAAACATATGCGGCGGGACGTACTGATACGGGTGTTCATGCAAATGGACAAGTTGCAGCGTTTGATTGTCCAAACGATAAAC
It encodes the following:
- a CDS encoding sensor domain-containing diguanylate cyclase; the protein is MTKKTLIFVFSLFLIGSVSLFFSKPFVFSYDIRMIIASLIAMFLAQYIEIPIGGVRFTAKPFLYLFLIPFITPETVMFLSLLTIPLVKKIPWQTKLLRLAFEFLQFSVGIFFFKHAIYDYLSLVYFAAGYFATNVILSFVYIPFFTKTNLKNYLSVGFLVFLLGLYASLIVTTLYILPEVKLTYLIFTFLLYAGFLVQLHYTVTAQVWYQELKYEQDEIKREIENLSKIPAVLEELGREDVDKVLSDLLEVSCKMIGFSAALLNLFDYKSGRVVRVAKYGIKDEDFEMLKSRQPQIKDTLVLMQSRFDSGGVYFIPKGSINLDQTYVFRPLEYAMLDVDNAWDPDDLFLVPLIYNNKTIGYISFDKPINGLRPAKREIELSKFFAWQFVQIVKESKYRGFFLSYYPEETTVSELMEEISKAIEMKRTFSFVYLDIDNFDKLNLEKGYAFGDEILREIKKSLENEVRNYGFYTRIGDEFMILLWTKSKSDAMILVQKVIENVKEKYPYVSISGAVVKYPVDAGNLEGILNKAKTALNASKKSGGGRLINI